CCAGGTCCCAGCACAGCGGTCCCAGCGCCACGCCGAGGCCGGCCGCCGCGCGGTTGACGTCGCCGCCGAAGCCCAGGCCCAGGCGCGGCCGCAGCCAGCCGCACGGGCGCCACTCCAGGCCCGCGTTCAGCTCGACGCGCCGGCCCGCGCCCGCGCGGTCGTCCAGCGGCTTCACCACGTCCACCGCCAGCAGCAGGGGGCCCAGCGTGTTGCTGGCGCCGAAGCGGACCGTCGTGGGCAGGCTGCGGGCGTAGGGCGCCGCCGCCGCGACCGTCTTCTCGTCGACGACGCGGTCCGCGGGCTCGTCGGTGTCCAGCGCGAGCGAGTCGACCGTCGCCCGCCACGTCGTGCGCTCGACGTCGCGGTCCCACTCGATGCGGCTGGCGGCGTTGCTGACCGCCAGTCCGAGGACCCAGCCGCGCGGCGCCTGCAGCGCCAGCCCGGCGTCCACCGCGTAGCCGGTCCCGCCGCGCGACGTGAGGTAGGAAGCGGACGCCTCGCCGCGCACCTCGGTCATCGTGGCGACGACGGTCCCGCTCGCCGATTCGACGCGCAGGTCGTAGAGGCCGTGCAGGTAGCGGGCGTTGACGCCGGCCGACAGCCGCACGGCGCGGCTGGTCAGCAGCGGCGCCGCGAACGACAGGGTGCCGGAGGCCAGCGCGAAGCCCTCGCCGTCGGTGTCCTCGAAGCTGAAGCTCTCGTCGATCTCGTTGCCCATCAGGACCAGGTCGAAGAAGTCCTTGTCCAGGGTGCCGGTGCCGCCGGCGAGCCCCTGCAGGCTCAGGGCCACCGGCCCCACGCAGAGGCCCAGGGCCGAAGCCCGCACGTCCGCGTTCAGCATGAAGCCCTCGTCCGGGATGTCGTCGAGCAGCCGCTGCTTGTCGGCGGCGTTGAGCGTGGCGCCGGAGATCTCGTTGTAACGCTCCAGGGAGAAGGCGTTGTTGTTGAGGTCCATCGCAACCGAGGCCAGGCCGACCTCCACGCCGTGGGGGCGGCGCAGCGCGAGGTTCGCCGGGTTCCAGCCGACGGCGTCGAGGCCGCGCGCCGCGGCCGTGTAGGCCCCGGCCAGGCCCATGGCCCGCACCTGGCCCTGGGCGGCGGCCGGCGCGACGGGCAGCGCGAGCAGGAGCGCCGGCAACAGCGCGAGCAGCGGCGCGGCGCGACGGGCGGCGCGGGACAGGGCGGTGCGGGACAGGGCGGTGCGGTGCGGACGTCGGGCGGTCATGGGTCGCCTCCGGGGCGCTCGGGTCGTCATTCGTCGTCGTCGGTGACGGTGATCTCGGCGGTGAGCGCGCCGCTCACCGTCAGGCGGTCCACACTGCGCAGGGTCACGGTGAGCCCGCCGGTGCCGGGCAGGGTCGCCACCGCCGCGGTGAAGGCGCCCGGCCTGGTCAGCGCCCGCACCTGGTCGCGGGTCAGGGCGACGACGTGCCGGCTGTCGGTCGTCGTGGTCACGTAGCCGCCGACGGCGTCGACCAGCCCTGCGGTCACCGACAGCGGGCCGATCACCAGCTCCGGAGCGTCCAGCGCCGACAGGCTGTCGGGCCCGACCTGCAGCCGCACGTCCACGCCGAAGGGGAGGTGGTTGCCGATCACGGCGGTGATCGCCGCCGTC
This bacterium DNA region includes the following protein-coding sequences:
- a CDS encoding DUF5723 family protein; translation: MTARRPHRTALSRTALSRAARRAAPLLALLPALLLALPVAPAAAQGQVRAMGLAGAYTAAARGLDAVGWNPANLALRRPHGVEVGLASVAMDLNNNAFSLERYNEISGATLNAADKQRLLDDIPDEGFMLNADVRASALGLCVGPVALSLQGLAGGTGTLDKDFFDLVLMGNEIDESFSFEDTDGEGFALASGTLSFAAPLLTSRAVRLSAGVNARYLHGLYDLRVESASGTVVATMTEVRGEASASYLTSRGGTGYAVDAGLALQAPRGWVLGLAVSNAASRIEWDRDVERTTWRATVDSLALDTDEPADRVVDEKTVAAAAPYARSLPTTVRFGASNTLGPLLLAVDVVKPLDDRAGAGRRVELNAGLEWRPCGWLRPRLGLGFGGDVNRAAAGLGVALGPLCWDL